Proteins encoded by one window of Nomascus leucogenys isolate Asia chromosome 19, Asia_NLE_v1, whole genome shotgun sequence:
- the LOC101178281 gene encoding activated RNA polymerase II transcriptional coactivator p15: MPKSKELVSSSSSGSDSDSEVDKKLKRKKQVAPEKPVKKQKTGETSRALSSSKQGSSSRDDNMFQIGKMRYVSVRDFKGKVLIDIREYWMDPEGEMKPGRKGISLNPEQWSQLKEQISDIDDAVRKL, from the coding sequence ATGCCTAAATCAAAGGAACTTGTTTCTTCAAGCTCTTCTGGCAGTGATTCTGACAGTGAGGTTGACAAAAAgttaaagaggaaaaagcaagtCGCTCCAGAAAAACCTGTAAAGAAGCAAAAGACAGGTGAAACTTCGAGAGCTCTGTCATCTTCTAAacagggcagcagcagcagagatgaTAACATGTTTCAGATTGGGAAAATGAGGTATGTCAGCGTTCGAGATTTTAAAGGCAAAGTGCTAATTGATATTAGAGAATATTGGATGGATCCTGAAGGTGAAATGAAACCAGGAAGAAAAGGTATTTCTTTAAATCCAGAACAATGGAGCCAGCTGAAGGAACAGATTTCTGACATTGATGATGCAGtaagaaaactgtaa